A genomic region of Papaver somniferum cultivar HN1 chromosome 7, ASM357369v1, whole genome shotgun sequence contains the following coding sequences:
- the LOC113296798 gene encoding protein Dr1 homolog, with amino-acid sequence MEPMDIVGKNKEDVTLPKATMFKIIKEMLPQDVRVARDAQDLLVECCVEFINLISSESNEVCNREEKRTIAPEHVLKALEVLGFGEYIEEVYSAYEQHKLETLDSPKGKWSSAAEMTEEEALAEQQRMFAEARARMNGGVSLPKQSDSES; translated from the exons ATGGAACCCATGGACATAGTCGGGAAGAACAAGGAAGATGTTACCTTACCTAaag CAACCATGTTTAAGATTATTAAGGAGATGCTCCCTCAAGATGTTCGTGTTGCAAGGGATGCTCAAGATCTTCTTGTGGAGTGTTGCGTAG agttcaTCAACCTGATCTCTTCGGAATCCAATGAAGTGTGCAATCGGGAGGAGAAAAGAACAATTGCACCTGAGCATGTCCTGAAGGCACTCGAG GTATTAGGGTTTGGGGAATACATTGAAGAGGTCTACTCTGCATATGAACAACATAAGCTTGAGACTCTG GATTCCCCAAAAGGAAAATGGAGCAGTGCTGCTGAGATGACTGAAGAAGAAGCCTTAGCCGAACAGCAGAGGATGTTTGCAGAAGCGCGTGCTCGAATGAATGGTGGGGTTAGCCTCCCAAAGCAATCAGATTCAGAAAGCTAA